A single genomic interval of Acidobacteriota bacterium harbors:
- a CDS encoding PAS domain S-box protein: MQNEELRRVQAELDVARARYFDLYDLAPVGYCTLSEQGLILEANLTAAALLGVARGALVKQRITRFILKEDQDIYYLQRKQLFETSAPQAYELRMLKKDGTVFWGHVAATATQDADGAPVCRVVLSDITARKQAEDELHQRETRFKEMFDDAPVGYHELDAEGRMTRVNRTELATLGYSAEEMLGRHVWEFVDEKDLSRKAVLEKLAGTLPPGRNIERTYWKKDGTRIPVLVQDRLLRDQDGTITGIRTTAQDITEHKRAEEEKAKLENQLQQSQKMESVGRLAGGVAHDFNNMLGVILGHAELAIGQVDPALPLHADLTEIRKAAIRSADLTRQLLAFARKQTVAPKVLDLNETVGGMLKMLKRLIGEDIDLKWRPEADLWPIKVDPSQIDQILANLCVNARDAISGVGKITIETGNSTFNEDDCAAHAEFIPGEYVLLAVSDDGCGMEKETQAHLFEPFFTTKALGKGTGLGLATVYGIVKQNNGFINVYSEPNQGTTFKIYLPRHEGKAGQAQTEGAARSAQRGQETVLLVEDESSILTLTSKILERQGYTVLAASTPGQAIRMAREYVGRIHLLMTDVVMPEMNGRTLAKNLLSLHPHLKRLFMSGYTADVIAHHGVLDEGVHFLQKPFSIERLAATVRETLDSE; encoded by the coding sequence ATGCAGAACGAGGAACTGCGCCGGGTCCAGGCGGAACTGGACGTCGCGCGGGCGCGTTATTTCGACCTCTACGATCTGGCGCCGGTCGGCTATTGCACCCTCAGCGAGCAGGGGCTGATCCTGGAAGCCAACCTTACCGCCGCCGCCTTGCTGGGCGTGGCCCGGGGCGCGCTGGTCAAGCAGCGGATCACCAGGTTCATCCTCAAGGAAGACCAGGACATCTACTACCTGCAACGCAAACAGCTCTTTGAAACCAGCGCCCCGCAGGCGTACGAACTGCGGATGCTGAAGAAGGACGGAACGGTATTCTGGGGGCACGTGGCGGCGACCGCCACGCAGGACGCCGACGGCGCGCCGGTGTGCCGTGTCGTGCTGAGCGACATCACCGCGCGTAAGCAGGCGGAAGATGAGCTGCATCAGAGAGAGACTCGATTCAAGGAGATGTTTGATGATGCCCCTGTTGGCTACCATGAGTTAGACGCCGAGGGACGCATGACCCGCGTCAATCGCACTGAACTCGCGACGCTGGGCTACTCTGCTGAGGAGATGCTGGGCCGCCACGTGTGGGAGTTCGTTGATGAAAAGGACCTTTCCAGAAAAGCCGTGTTGGAGAAGCTCGCTGGAACGTTACCGCCGGGGCGAAATATCGAGCGAACCTACTGGAAGAAAGACGGGACAAGAATACCGGTGCTCGTCCAGGATCGGCTCCTTCGGGACCAAGATGGCACAATCACCGGGATTCGCACCACCGCGCAGGACATCACCGAGCACAAGCGGGCGGAAGAGGAGAAGGCCAAACTCGAGAACCAGCTCCAGCAGTCCCAGAAGATGGAATCGGTGGGTCGCCTGGCGGGCGGTGTGGCCCATGATTTCAACAACATGTTGGGGGTGATCCTCGGGCATGCGGAGTTGGCGATCGGGCAGGTGGACCCGGCCCTGCCGCTCCATGCCGACCTTACGGAAATCCGCAAGGCGGCCATTCGCTCTGCCGATCTGACCCGCCAACTGCTGGCCTTTGCCCGCAAGCAGACCGTCGCGCCCAAAGTCCTGGATCTGAACGAGACCGTGGGGGGCATGCTCAAAATGCTGAAACGGCTCATCGGCGAGGATATCGACCTCAAGTGGCGGCCGGAGGCGGATCTGTGGCCGATCAAGGTGGACCCGTCGCAGATCGACCAGATCCTGGCCAACCTGTGCGTCAACGCCAGGGACGCGATCTCCGGCGTCGGCAAAATTACCATCGAGACGGGAAACAGCACCTTCAACGAGGACGACTGCGCCGCTCACGCGGAATTCATCCCCGGCGAGTACGTGCTGCTCGCCGTGAGCGACGACGGCTGCGGCATGGAGAAGGAAACGCAGGCGCATCTGTTCGAACCGTTCTTCACGACCAAAGCGCTGGGCAAAGGCACCGGCCTGGGATTGGCCACGGTTTACGGCATCGTCAAGCAGAACAACGGCTTCATCAACGTCTACAGCGAGCCGAATCAGGGAACGACCTTCAAGATCTACCTGCCCCGCCATGAGGGCAAGGCCGGGCAGGCGCAGACGGAAGGCGCGGCAAGGTCTGCCCAGCGCGGCCAGGAGACCGTCCTGCTGGTGGAGGACGAGTCGTCCATCCTGACACTGACCTCAAAGATCCTCGAACGTCAGGGCTACACCGTGTTGGCAGCGAGCACCCCTGGGCAGGCCATCCGGATGGCTCGGGAATACGTCGGCCGGATCCACCTGCTCATGACAGACGTGGTGATGCCCGAGATGAACGGCCGGACCCTGGCCAAGAACCTGTTGTCTCTCCATCCGCACCTCAAGCGCCTGTTCATGTCGGGATACACGGCTGACGTGATCGCGCACCACGGCGTTCTGGACGAAGGGGTGCATTTTCTCCAGAAGCCCTTCTCTATAGAACGTCTGGCCGCCACGGTCCGGGAGACGCTGGATAGTGAATAG